The following are encoded together in the Salvia hispanica cultivar TCC Black 2014 unplaced genomic scaffold, UniMelb_Shisp_WGS_1.0 HiC_scaffold_181, whole genome shotgun sequence genome:
- the LOC125198673 gene encoding putative vesicle-associated membrane protein 726 — MGQQKLIYSLVARGTVVLADYTEFKGNFNTIASQCLQKLSASNNRFTYTCDDHTFNYLVDNGFTYCVVAVESAGRQLPIAFLERIKDDFTKKYGGGKASTAGSNSLKREFGPKLKEQMQYCVDHPEEISQIAKVKAQVSEVKGVMMQNIEKVLDRGEKIELLVDKTDNLKSQAQDFRKQGTKMKRNMWIENMKIKLVVFGIVALLALLVALSVCPKFKC, encoded by the exons ATGGGTCAGCAGAAATTGATCTACAGCCTTGTGGCGAGGGGAACCGTTGTTTTGGCTGATTACACTGAATTCAAGGGGAATTTCAACACCATTGCCTCCCAGTGTCTGCAAAAGCTCTCTGCTTCAAACAACCGATTCACCTACACTTGCGATGACCACACCTTCAATTACCTCGTCGATAATGGCTTCA CTTATTGCGTTGTTGCTGTTGAATCTGCGGGCAGACAACTACCAATTGCCTTTCTGGAACGTATCAAGGATGATTTCACGAAGAAATATGGAGGCGGCAAGGCCTCGACTGCAGGCTCCAACAGCCTAAAAAGAGAGTTTGG GCCTAAATTGAAGGAGCAAATGCAGTACTGCGTTGATCATCCTGAAGAAATTAGCCAGATTGCTAAAGTCAAGGCTCAGGTCTCTGAGGTGAAAGGTGTGATGATGCAAAACATTGAGAAG GTTCTTGACCGTGGAGAGAAGATCGAATTGCTTGTGGACAAGACTGATAATCTTAAATCACAG GCACAGGATTTCAGGAAGCAAGGGACGAAGATGAAGAGGAATATGTGGATTGAGAACATGAAGATCAAACTGGTGGTGTTTGGTATAGTCGCGCTTTTGGCTCTCTTGGTGGCGTTGTCCGTGTGTCCCAAATTCAAGTGTTGA